One part of the Mycolicibacterium aromaticivorans JS19b1 = JCM 16368 genome encodes these proteins:
- a CDS encoding acyl-ACP desaturase, protein MAQKPVANALTLELEPVVADNLVRYLATADEWYGHDYVPFDQGENFAFLGGKDWEPSQVTLPSDVVDALEILLITKDNLAGYHRELVEHFILEDKWGRWLGRWTAEENLHAIALRNYLVVTRNFDPTANEDVRVAHVMRGYRATQFTQIETLVFMALYERAHAVFTRNLEAKIDEPVLKGLVGRIAADEERHEEFFANLVAHCLQTHRDSTINSVARRAVGFGLVGGDIWEYQDKLNNVARAGIFDFEASRTVVADRIAAWGLNDESVLKKFVRS, encoded by the coding sequence ATGGCACAGAAACCTGTCGCGAATGCGCTGACGCTCGAACTCGAGCCGGTTGTCGCTGACAATCTGGTTCGCTATCTGGCCACCGCCGACGAGTGGTACGGCCATGACTACGTCCCGTTCGACCAGGGCGAGAACTTCGCCTTCCTGGGCGGCAAGGACTGGGAGCCCTCCCAGGTGACCTTGCCCTCGGACGTCGTCGACGCCTTGGAGATCCTGCTGATCACCAAGGACAACCTCGCGGGATATCACCGCGAGCTCGTCGAGCACTTCATCCTCGAGGACAAGTGGGGCCGCTGGCTGGGCCGGTGGACCGCCGAGGAGAACCTGCACGCCATCGCGCTGCGGAACTACCTCGTGGTCACCCGCAACTTCGACCCGACCGCCAACGAGGACGTCCGCGTCGCGCACGTCATGCGCGGCTACCGGGCCACCCAGTTCACCCAGATCGAGACCCTGGTCTTCATGGCGCTCTACGAGCGCGCACACGCCGTCTTCACCCGCAACCTCGAGGCCAAGATCGACGAGCCGGTACTCAAGGGACTCGTCGGGCGGATCGCGGCCGACGAAGAGCGCCACGAAGAGTTCTTCGCCAACCTGGTTGCGCATTGCCTGCAAACCCATCGCGACTCGACCATCAACTCGGTCGCCCGCCGTGCGGTCGGCTTCGGTCTGGTCGGCGGCGACATCTGGGAGTACCAGGACAAGCTGAACAACGTTGCCCGGGCCGGGATTTTCGACTTCGAAGCATCGCGCACGGTGGTCGCCGACCGCATCGCGGCCTGGGGCCTGAACGACGAGTCGGTGCTGAAGAAATTCGTTCGCTCATAA
- a CDS encoding PhoH family protein has translation MLDTSVLLSDPWACTRFAEHEVVVPLVVISELEAKRHHHELGWFARQALRLFDDLRLEHGRLDQPIPIGTQGGTLNVELNHSDQSVLPSGFRTENNDTRILTVAANLAAEGKRVTLVSKDIPLRVKAGAVGLLADEYHAQDVITSGWTGMTELDVAPEDVDTIFAEGEIDLEEARNLPCHTGVRLLGANSSALGRVNADKKVQLVRGDREVFGLRGRSAEQRVALDLLLDESVGIVSLGGKAGTGKSALALCAGLEAVLERRTQRKVVVFRPLYAVGGQDLGYLPGSESDKMGPWAQAVFDTLEGLASPAVLEEVLSRGMLEVLPLTHIRGRSLHDSFVIVDEAQSLERNVLLTVLSRLGSGSRVVLTHDVAQRDNLRVGRHDGVAAVIEKLKGHPLFAHITLMRSERSPIAALVTEMLEEISPGALP, from the coding sequence GTGCTCGACACCTCAGTTCTGTTGTCCGACCCGTGGGCGTGCACCCGGTTCGCCGAACACGAAGTGGTGGTACCGCTCGTGGTCATCAGTGAACTGGAAGCCAAACGCCACCACCACGAGTTGGGTTGGTTCGCCCGGCAGGCGCTGCGGTTGTTCGACGATCTCCGTCTGGAACACGGTCGCTTGGATCAGCCGATACCCATTGGCACACAAGGCGGAACGCTCAACGTCGAACTCAACCACAGCGACCAATCGGTCCTGCCGTCCGGCTTCCGCACCGAGAACAACGACACGCGGATCCTGACGGTCGCTGCCAACCTGGCTGCCGAGGGCAAGCGAGTCACGTTGGTCAGCAAGGACATTCCGCTGCGGGTCAAGGCAGGCGCGGTCGGTCTGCTGGCCGACGAATACCACGCCCAGGACGTGATCACCTCGGGCTGGACCGGGATGACCGAACTCGATGTGGCCCCCGAGGATGTCGACACGATCTTCGCCGAGGGTGAGATCGATCTGGAGGAGGCACGTAATCTGCCGTGCCACACCGGTGTTCGTCTGCTCGGCGCCAACTCCAGTGCGCTGGGCCGGGTGAATGCTGACAAGAAGGTTCAGCTGGTGCGGGGTGATCGCGAAGTGTTCGGCCTCCGGGGAAGGTCCGCCGAACAACGCGTCGCCCTCGATCTGCTGCTCGACGAATCGGTGGGCATCGTCTCGCTGGGCGGCAAGGCAGGCACCGGCAAGTCGGCCCTGGCGCTGTGCGCGGGTCTGGAGGCCGTGCTGGAGCGCCGCACCCAGCGCAAGGTGGTCGTGTTCCGCCCGCTGTACGCCGTCGGCGGCCAGGACCTGGGCTACCTGCCGGGCAGCGAGAGCGACAAGATGGGCCCGTGGGCGCAGGCCGTCTTCGACACGCTCGAGGGCCTGGCGTCACCGGCGGTGCTGGAAGAGGTCCTCTCCCGCGGGATGCTCGAGGTGCTGCCCCTGACGCACATCCGCGGCCGTTCGCTGCACGACTCGTTCGTGATCGTCGACGAAGCGCAGTCGCTGGAGCGCAACGTGCTGCTGACCGTGCTGTCGCGGCTCGGCAGCGGGTCGCGGGTGGTGCTGACGCACGACGTCGCGCAGCGCGACAACCTTCGGGTCGGGCGTCACGACGGCGTGGCCGCGGTCATCGAGAAGCTCAAGGGCCACCCGCTGTTCGCCCACATCACGCTGATGCGCAGCGAACGTTCCCCGATCGCCGCGCTGGTCACCGAGATGCTCGAGGAGATCAGCCCTGGTGCCCTGCCCTGA
- a CDS encoding polysaccharide deacetylase family protein — translation MSRRPDSLSWSYLRTVVGVVAGVAVVVIGGFTGHVKVAKADSVDCSVVKCVALTFDDGPSPYTDRLLGILNDNDAKATFFEIGNKVAANPAGAKRVVDAGMELGSHTWEHPNMTAIPPEDVPAQFSKANDAIKAATGQTPVLWRPAGGLTNDAVNKVAAQYGLAAILWDVIPFDWMNDSNTAATRYMLMTQIKPNSVVLMHDVYSSTVDLVEQFIPVLKANGYHLVTVTQMLGPRAPGSVYGSRDNGPPANDLQDIPASDIPTLPATPSPKPMPNIPITDIPGANSGGPNNGA, via the coding sequence GTGTCACGCCGCCCCGACAGCCTGTCCTGGTCCTATCTGCGAACCGTCGTAGGTGTGGTGGCGGGCGTGGCCGTGGTCGTGATCGGGGGCTTCACCGGGCACGTCAAGGTGGCCAAGGCTGATTCCGTCGACTGTTCGGTGGTCAAGTGTGTGGCATTGACCTTCGACGACGGGCCGTCACCGTACACCGACCGGCTGCTGGGCATCCTCAACGACAACGATGCCAAGGCCACCTTCTTCGAGATCGGCAACAAGGTGGCGGCCAACCCCGCCGGCGCGAAGCGCGTGGTGGACGCCGGTATGGAGTTGGGCAGCCACACCTGGGAACACCCGAACATGACGGCGATCCCTCCAGAGGATGTGCCTGCCCAGTTCAGCAAGGCCAACGATGCGATCAAGGCGGCCACCGGGCAGACCCCGGTGCTGTGGCGCCCGGCAGGCGGACTCACCAACGATGCGGTCAACAAGGTTGCTGCCCAGTACGGGCTCGCCGCGATCCTGTGGGACGTGATCCCGTTCGACTGGATGAACGACTCCAACACCGCCGCCACCCGATACATGCTGATGACCCAGATCAAGCCCAACTCGGTGGTGCTGATGCACGACGTCTACTCGTCCACAGTGGACCTCGTGGAGCAGTTCATCCCGGTGCTGAAGGCCAACGGCTATCACCTGGTGACCGTGACCCAGATGCTGGGCCCGCGTGCGCCGGGCAGCGTCTACGGCAGCCGTGACAACGGCCCGCCGGCCAACGACCTCCAGGACATTCCCGCCAGCGACATCCCGACCCTGCCCGCCACGCCGTCCCCCAAACCGATGCCGAACATTCCGATCACCGACATCCCGGGGGCCAATTCCGGCGGCCCCAACAACGGCGCATAG
- a CDS encoding cation:proton antiporter, which translates to MHTATSFVLTLLVLGYAVVSGLVGRWYVAPALIFVGLGMLFGPFGFNLLQAGPGTEGFTILAQLALTVILFNQAAKLDPGKVLRRGHVTFRLLVIGIPLTLVLGTLTAAALLPVLPWWEAVCLAAIVAPTEVALIEALTEDGRIPERVRNALSVESGFYDGFALAVLLAALALASAQTDERPRDWTWFVLRTEVVSLAIGATVGLLGAVLIAWSRRREWMNDTWAQLATLAVALICFEFGERVHASGFVAAFTGGLAFSVVARRSKTQVSNQVSDATAQLLELLVFAMFGAFAVIDAWQHTSWRVVLFCIVALFGVRLTAVLVALIHTDLPAYSRVFIGWFGPRGIGTVVLGLLVIERGEIQHPDVLTQAGVIAVTLSLLMHSVTAPLGIRRFGAAKAES; encoded by the coding sequence GTGCACACCGCCACCTCGTTCGTCCTTACCCTGCTGGTCCTGGGTTATGCCGTGGTGTCGGGCTTGGTCGGCCGGTGGTACGTCGCCCCGGCGTTGATTTTCGTGGGGCTGGGAATGTTGTTCGGCCCCTTCGGTTTCAACCTTCTGCAAGCCGGCCCGGGTACCGAAGGCTTCACGATCCTGGCGCAACTCGCGCTTACCGTGATCCTGTTCAACCAGGCCGCCAAGCTGGATCCGGGCAAGGTGCTCCGGCGTGGCCACGTCACATTCCGGCTGCTGGTGATCGGGATACCGCTGACTCTGGTGCTGGGCACGCTGACCGCGGCGGCGTTGCTTCCGGTGTTGCCGTGGTGGGAGGCGGTGTGCCTGGCGGCGATCGTGGCGCCCACAGAAGTGGCGCTTATCGAAGCGCTGACCGAGGACGGCCGGATTCCGGAGCGGGTGCGCAACGCGCTGTCGGTGGAAAGCGGGTTCTACGACGGCTTTGCGCTGGCGGTGTTGTTGGCCGCGCTCGCACTGGCTTCGGCCCAAACCGACGAACGCCCGCGGGACTGGACTTGGTTCGTCCTGCGCACCGAGGTGGTGTCGCTGGCGATCGGGGCGACCGTCGGACTGCTGGGCGCGGTGCTGATCGCGTGGTCGCGGCGGCGGGAGTGGATGAACGACACCTGGGCACAACTTGCCACCCTGGCCGTGGCACTGATCTGTTTCGAGTTCGGGGAGCGCGTGCACGCCAGCGGATTCGTCGCCGCCTTCACCGGCGGTCTGGCGTTCTCCGTCGTAGCGCGGCGCAGTAAAACCCAAGTTTCGAACCAGGTTTCCGATGCGACAGCACAACTGCTGGAGCTGTTGGTGTTCGCGATGTTCGGCGCGTTCGCGGTGATCGACGCCTGGCAGCACACCAGCTGGCGAGTGGTGCTGTTCTGCATCGTGGCGCTGTTCGGGGTGCGCCTGACCGCGGTGCTGGTCGCTTTGATCCACACCGACTTACCCGCCTACAGCCGGGTGTTCATCGGCTGGTTCGGGCCTAGGGGGATCGGAACTGTGGTGCTGGGGCTGCTGGTGATCGAGCGCGGTGAGATCCAACATCCCGATGTGCTCACCCAAGCCGGTGTGATCGCGGTGACGCTGAGCCTGCTGATGCACAGCGTCACCGCGCCACTGGGGATTCGTCGCTTCGGCGCGGCGAAGGCCGAAAGCTAG
- a CDS encoding class II fumarate hydratase, whose translation MTDSAVEGEYRIEHDTMGEVRVPKDALWRAQTQRAVENFPISFRGLERTQIRALGLLKAACAQVNKDLGKLSAEKADAIIAAAGEIADGLHDDQFPIDVFQTGSGTSSNMNANEVIASICERNGVTVHPNDDVNMSQSSNDTFPTATHIAATEAAVRHLIPALEVLHESLAGKARQWRTVVKSGRTHLMDAVPVTLGQEFGGYARQVEAGIERVKATLPRLGELAIGGTAVGTGLNAPDGFGAKVVDVLVEQTGLAELRTAKDSFEAQAARDGLVEASGALKTIAASFTKIANDIRWMGSGPLTGLGELQLPDLQPGSSIMPGKVNPVIPEAVTQVAAQVIGNDAAITVGGLSGAFELNVYIPMMARNLLESFTLLSNVSKLFATKCIDGLIANEEHLRELAESSPSIVTPLNSAIGYEEAAKVAKQALKEKKTIRQTVIDRGLIGDKLSEEELDKRLDVLAMAKVRDGD comes from the coding sequence ATGACCGACAGTGCTGTCGAGGGCGAATACCGCATCGAGCACGACACGATGGGCGAGGTCCGGGTACCGAAAGACGCCCTGTGGCGCGCCCAGACCCAGCGAGCCGTCGAGAACTTCCCGATCTCCTTCCGCGGCCTGGAGCGCACCCAGATCCGCGCGCTGGGCTTGCTCAAAGCCGCTTGCGCACAGGTGAACAAGGACCTGGGCAAGCTGTCCGCGGAAAAGGCCGACGCGATCATCGCCGCCGCCGGTGAGATCGCCGACGGGCTGCACGACGACCAGTTCCCCATCGACGTGTTCCAGACCGGTTCGGGCACCAGCTCCAACATGAACGCCAACGAGGTGATCGCCTCGATCTGTGAGCGCAACGGCGTGACGGTGCACCCAAACGACGACGTGAACATGTCGCAGAGCTCCAACGACACCTTCCCCACCGCAACCCATATCGCGGCAACGGAAGCCGCTGTGCGCCATCTGATTCCGGCGCTCGAGGTGCTTCATGAGTCGCTGGCCGGAAAGGCCCGCCAGTGGCGCACCGTGGTGAAGTCCGGGCGCACCCACCTGATGGACGCCGTCCCGGTGACCCTCGGCCAGGAGTTCGGTGGCTATGCCCGCCAGGTCGAGGCCGGCATCGAACGCGTGAAGGCCACCCTTCCCCGACTTGGTGAGCTGGCCATCGGCGGCACCGCGGTCGGCACCGGCCTCAACGCCCCTGACGGCTTCGGCGCCAAGGTTGTCGACGTGCTCGTCGAACAGACCGGTCTGGCCGAATTGCGCACGGCGAAGGACTCATTCGAGGCCCAGGCCGCCCGCGATGGACTCGTGGAGGCGTCCGGCGCACTGAAGACCATCGCCGCGTCGTTCACCAAGATCGCCAACGACATCCGCTGGATGGGTTCGGGCCCGCTGACCGGATTGGGCGAGCTCCAGCTCCCCGACCTGCAGCCGGGCAGCTCGATCATGCCGGGGAAGGTCAACCCGGTGATCCCCGAGGCGGTCACCCAGGTGGCCGCGCAGGTCATCGGCAACGACGCCGCCATCACGGTCGGCGGCCTCTCGGGTGCGTTCGAGCTGAACGTGTACATCCCGATGATGGCGCGCAACCTGCTGGAGTCGTTCACGCTGCTGTCCAACGTGTCGAAGTTGTTCGCCACCAAGTGCATTGACGGCCTGATCGCCAACGAGGAACACCTGCGCGAGCTCGCCGAGTCGTCGCCGTCGATCGTGACCCCGCTGAATTCGGCGATCGGTTACGAGGAGGCGGCGAAGGTCGCCAAGCAGGCGCTGAAGGAGAAGAAGACGATCCGGCAGACGGTCATCGACCGCGGCCTGATCGGCGACAAGCTCTCCGAGGAAGAACTGGACAAGCGCCTCGACGTGCTCGCGATGGCGAAGGTCCGCGACGGCGACTAG
- the glpX gene encoding class II fructose-bisphosphatase encodes MPDTRRREAPDRNLALELVRVTEAGAMAAGRWVGRGDKEGGDGAAVDAMRELVNSVSMRGVVVIGEGEKDNAPMLYNGEEVGNGDGPDCDFAVDPVDGTTLMSKGMPNAISVLAVAERGAMFDPSAVFYMNKIAGGPDVADFIDITSPIAANIQRIAKVRKASVSDITVCILDRPRHAKLMAEVRDAGARIRLISDGDVAGAISACRPESGTDLLAGIGGTPEGIITAAAIRCMGGEIQAQLAPTDDEERQKALDRGHDLDRVLTTRDLVAGENVFFCATGVTDGDLLKGVRYFGGGCTTQSIVMRSKSGTVRMIDAYHRLSKLNEYSAVDFTGDKTAAYPLP; translated from the coding sequence ATGCCAGACACGCGCCGCCGTGAAGCGCCCGATCGCAACCTCGCCCTCGAATTGGTTCGGGTAACCGAAGCAGGCGCCATGGCCGCCGGCCGGTGGGTCGGCCGAGGCGACAAAGAAGGTGGTGACGGCGCGGCCGTCGATGCCATGCGTGAGCTGGTCAACTCGGTGTCGATGCGCGGCGTCGTGGTCATCGGTGAGGGCGAGAAGGACAACGCCCCGATGCTCTACAACGGCGAAGAGGTCGGCAACGGCGACGGCCCGGACTGCGACTTCGCCGTCGATCCGGTGGACGGCACCACCCTGATGAGCAAGGGCATGCCGAACGCGATCTCGGTGCTCGCGGTCGCTGAGCGCGGCGCTATGTTCGACCCGTCTGCGGTGTTCTATATGAACAAGATCGCCGGCGGTCCTGACGTCGCCGACTTCATCGACATCACGTCGCCGATCGCCGCCAACATCCAGCGCATCGCCAAGGTACGTAAGGCCTCGGTCTCCGACATCACCGTCTGCATCCTCGACCGGCCGCGGCACGCCAAGTTGATGGCCGAGGTCCGCGACGCCGGCGCCCGTATCCGGCTGATCTCCGACGGCGACGTCGCCGGCGCCATCTCGGCCTGCCGGCCGGAGTCCGGCACGGACCTGCTCGCCGGCATCGGCGGCACGCCTGAGGGCATCATCACCGCCGCCGCGATCCGCTGCATGGGCGGCGAGATCCAGGCCCAGCTGGCGCCCACCGACGACGAGGAACGTCAGAAGGCCCTCGACCGTGGCCACGATCTGGATCGGGTACTGACGACCCGCGACCTGGTCGCCGGGGAGAACGTCTTCTTCTGCGCCACCGGCGTCACCGACGGCGACCTACTCAAGGGTGTCCGCTACTTCGGCGGCGGCTGCACCACCCAGTCGATCGTCATGCGGTCGAAGTCCGGGACCGTCCGGATGATCGACGCCTACCACCGGCTCTCCAAACTCAACGAATACTCCGCGGTGGATTTCACCGGGGACAAGACCGCCGCATATCCACTCCCCTAA
- a CDS encoding DUF4245 domain-containing protein has product MAEIVPEAGQPSRPGILAGVSTPSETGIPPREPKPRLLQDGRDMFWSLAPLIVACIALAGLVGMCSVRPSSPRDGTPPPYDAAAALKADAETLAIPIRMPQVPAGWRANSGGRGGIDAGRTDATGQHQRAVTATVGYLAASKMYVSLTQSNADEQALVGSIHRSMYPTGAQDVDGVKWIVYEGGEGTEPVWTTRLDSQAGPAQVAITGAGSSDDFRTLAVATQTQKPLPPG; this is encoded by the coding sequence ATGGCTGAGATTGTCCCAGAAGCCGGCCAGCCGTCCAGACCTGGGATACTGGCAGGCGTGAGTACCCCGTCCGAGACCGGCATACCGCCCCGGGAGCCCAAGCCCAGGCTGCTCCAGGACGGTCGCGACATGTTCTGGTCGCTGGCGCCCTTGATCGTGGCGTGCATCGCGCTGGCCGGGCTGGTGGGGATGTGTTCGGTGCGGCCCAGCAGCCCTCGCGATGGGACGCCACCGCCGTATGACGCTGCCGCCGCGCTGAAGGCCGACGCTGAAACGCTCGCCATCCCGATCCGGATGCCCCAGGTCCCGGCCGGCTGGCGGGCCAACTCCGGCGGCCGAGGTGGAATCGACGCCGGCCGCACCGACGCCACCGGGCAGCACCAGCGCGCCGTCACCGCGACTGTCGGCTACCTCGCCGCGTCCAAGATGTATGTGAGCCTCACCCAGAGCAACGCCGACGAGCAGGCGCTGGTGGGCTCGATCCACCGGTCGATGTATCCCACCGGCGCCCAAGACGTCGACGGCGTGAAGTGGATCGTCTACGAAGGCGGCGAGGGCACCGAACCGGTGTGGACCACCCGCCTCGACAGCCAGGCCGGCCCCGCCCAAGTCGCCATAACCGGGGCCGGGAGCAGCGACGACTTCCGTACGCTGGCCGTTGCCACGCAGACGCAGAAGCCCCTGCCGCCTGGCTGA
- a CDS encoding dienelactone hydrolase family protein: MPGPEADLTGWVAEPFSAAGFTHDVYRKGSGPGVVLIPEMPGVHPGVLGLGNYLVDNGFTVAIPSLYGTPGAAAQRPGMVVDLARGCVAKEFAAFATNKERPVSHYLRALARDLKEKTGSKGVGVIGQCFSGGFALAAAVDDSVLAPVLSQPSVPIALTPKQKRDPGLSEGELKVIEKRVAEDGLCALALRFSGDPMSPAERFATLKDRLGDAFEVIELDSSPGNAHGFGRLAHSVLTLEVREVENQPAYEARKRVVQFLRDRLT; this comes from the coding sequence ATGCCTGGACCTGAAGCCGACCTGACCGGATGGGTCGCAGAGCCGTTCTCCGCGGCCGGTTTCACCCACGACGTCTATCGCAAGGGCTCGGGTCCGGGTGTGGTGCTGATCCCGGAGATGCCGGGTGTGCATCCCGGTGTGCTGGGGTTGGGAAATTACTTGGTGGACAACGGGTTCACCGTGGCGATTCCGTCGTTGTATGGCACGCCAGGCGCGGCGGCGCAGCGTCCGGGGATGGTCGTGGATCTGGCACGCGGGTGCGTGGCCAAGGAGTTCGCGGCTTTCGCGACCAACAAGGAGCGACCGGTGTCGCACTACTTGCGGGCGCTGGCGCGGGACTTGAAGGAGAAGACGGGCAGTAAGGGCGTCGGGGTGATCGGGCAGTGTTTCTCCGGAGGTTTCGCGCTGGCGGCCGCGGTCGACGACAGCGTGCTGGCTCCGGTGCTCAGCCAGCCGTCGGTGCCGATCGCTTTGACCCCGAAGCAGAAGCGCGACCCCGGACTGTCCGAGGGGGAGCTGAAGGTCATCGAGAAGCGGGTCGCCGAAGACGGGTTGTGCGCATTGGCGCTGCGGTTCAGCGGCGATCCGATGTCGCCGGCCGAGCGGTTCGCGACGCTCAAGGACCGGCTCGGAGATGCCTTTGAGGTCATCGAGCTGGATTCGTCGCCGGGCAACGCCCATGGGTTCGGCCGGCTGGCTCATTCGGTGCTGACCCTTGAGGTGCGCGAGGTCGAGAACCAGCCTGCCTACGAGGCGCGTAAGCGGGTTGTCCAATTCCTCAGGGACCGGCTGACGTAG
- a CDS encoding pyridoxamine 5'-phosphate oxidase family protein, translating to MTTWRDVQAAAPEFARRVQSLFDAHKHKTIATLRADGSPRISGIETAFTDGELTFGSMPNARKGSDLHRDPRFALHTATVDPVEGNEAEWPGEAKIAGRAVHSGSIPDGPDGDLFRADITEVVLTHLDDSATLLVIEWWTPTNGLRAVERE from the coding sequence ATGACGACGTGGCGGGATGTCCAAGCGGCCGCTCCCGAGTTCGCCCGGCGAGTGCAGTCACTGTTCGACGCGCACAAGCACAAAACCATTGCGACGCTGCGCGCCGACGGGTCACCGCGAATCTCCGGCATCGAAACCGCCTTTACCGACGGCGAGCTCACGTTCGGCTCGATGCCCAATGCACGCAAGGGTTCTGACCTACACCGCGATCCCCGATTCGCGTTGCACACCGCGACGGTCGATCCGGTCGAAGGCAACGAAGCAGAGTGGCCCGGCGAGGCGAAGATCGCGGGGCGGGCCGTCCACTCCGGCTCGATCCCCGACGGGCCCGACGGCGACCTCTTCCGCGCCGACATCACCGAGGTCGTACTCACCCACCTCGACGACTCCGCCACACTGCTCGTCATCGAGTGGTGGACGCCCACCAACGGACTGAGAGCCGTCGAGCGCGAGTAG